A genomic segment from Geitlerinema sp. PCC 7407 encodes:
- the treY gene encoding malto-oligosyltrehalose synthase, translating into MRIPTATYRLQFNPAFGFADAEKILPYLAELGISDLYASPIFAARSGSTHGYDVVDPNQINPELGSSLAFEQLLRTAQQHRLGWLQDIVPNHMAYDSRNAMLMDVLANGPDSEFLEFFDIEWEHPYDDIKGKVLAPMLGDFYGQCLERGEIQLSYDEAGLTVNYYSLRIPLRMESYSSFIKHDLGRLNRALGRQHPDFIKLLGVLYLLRSLATETSGRQHRDQSAFVKGILWELYRDNPEIKAFIDKNIQIFNGEPGKPESFDLLDELLNDQWFRLAFWKVGAEELNYRRFFTVNELISMRVEDRKVFQRTHELITDLVAQGRFTGLRIDHVDGLYDPAQYLQRLREAVGDTYILVEKILETDEALPQDWPIQGTSGYDALIYLNTLFCQPAHQDRFSAIYARFNDFTAPYHQLVIEKKRLIAEKNLAGDVDNLARLLKRIAGRHRSGRDFTLNGLKRAISEVLVLFPIYRTYITEAGVSDRDRAYVQDVMGQARREIPQLVNELNLIERLLLLEYDESLGEDEKKDWLRFALKIQQFSGPLMAKGIEDTFFYVYNRFVSLNEVGGAPDCFGFDLRVFHAFNQQRQETWPHAMTASSTHDTKRSEDVRSRLNVLSEIPDRWEAVVTAWSELNRAHKGYVSGLAAPDDNDEYFLYQTLVGAYPLMEAEYPAFVQRIKDYVIKAVREAKVHTAWLRPDSDYEAGFLQFIDQILDPTPDNAFLQDLREFQQMVSFYGLFNSLSQVLLKATMPGVPDFYQGTELWDLSLVDPDNRRPVDFEQRLELLRDLKTAVKKDLPGLLETLLAQRWDGRIKLFLVHQVLQARQQWSALFQDGSYVPLAVAGARSPNVVAFGRRLGDQCAIAVVPRFVTELVPPDCDPLAETVWQDTHLVLPEGFPRTWKNALTQEAIAGSGTLAIADALRQFPVALLVGAEA; encoded by the coding sequence ATGCGTATCCCCACCGCCACCTACCGCCTTCAGTTCAACCCCGCCTTTGGCTTCGCCGACGCCGAAAAAATCTTGCCCTACCTGGCTGAGCTGGGAATCTCCGACCTTTACGCCTCGCCGATTTTTGCGGCGCGCTCCGGCAGCACCCACGGCTACGACGTCGTCGACCCCAACCAGATCAACCCCGAACTGGGCTCGTCCCTGGCCTTTGAGCAGCTCCTGCGCACCGCCCAGCAGCACCGGCTGGGCTGGCTCCAGGACATCGTGCCCAACCACATGGCCTACGACAGCCGCAACGCCATGCTGATGGACGTCCTGGCCAACGGCCCGGACTCGGAGTTTCTGGAGTTCTTTGACATCGAGTGGGAGCACCCCTACGACGACATCAAGGGCAAGGTCCTTGCGCCCATGCTGGGAGACTTCTACGGCCAGTGCCTGGAGCGGGGAGAAATCCAGCTCTCCTACGATGAAGCGGGCCTGACGGTCAACTACTACAGCCTGCGCATTCCCCTGCGCATGGAGTCCTACAGCAGCTTCATTAAGCACGATCTGGGTCGCCTAAACCGGGCTCTGGGGCGGCAGCACCCCGACTTTATCAAGCTGCTGGGGGTCCTCTACCTGCTGCGCAGCCTCGCCACCGAAACCTCCGGTCGCCAGCATCGGGACCAGTCAGCCTTTGTCAAAGGCATTCTCTGGGAGCTGTACCGCGATAATCCCGAGATCAAGGCGTTTATTGACAAAAATATCCAGATTTTCAACGGAGAGCCGGGCAAGCCAGAAAGCTTCGATTTGCTTGATGAGCTACTGAACGATCAGTGGTTTCGCTTGGCCTTCTGGAAGGTGGGCGCTGAGGAGCTAAACTACCGCCGCTTCTTTACGGTGAATGAGCTGATCTCGATGCGGGTCGAGGATCGCAAGGTGTTTCAGCGGACCCACGAGCTGATCACTGACTTGGTGGCCCAGGGCCGCTTTACGGGGCTGCGCATCGACCACGTGGACGGCCTGTACGACCCGGCCCAGTACCTCCAGCGCCTGCGGGAGGCGGTGGGAGACACCTATATTCTGGTCGAGAAAATTCTGGAGACCGATGAAGCCCTGCCGCAGGACTGGCCGATCCAGGGGACGTCGGGCTATGACGCCCTGATTTATCTCAATACACTGTTTTGTCAGCCAGCCCACCAGGACCGCTTTAGCGCCATCTACGCCCGCTTTAATGATTTCACGGCGCCCTATCACCAGCTCGTGATCGAGAAGAAGCGCCTGATCGCGGAGAAAAACCTGGCGGGGGACGTGGACAATCTGGCCCGCCTGCTGAAGCGGATTGCGGGGCGGCACCGGTCGGGGCGCGACTTCACGCTCAATGGCCTGAAGCGGGCGATCTCGGAGGTGCTGGTGCTGTTTCCGATCTATCGCACCTACATCACGGAGGCGGGGGTGAGCGATCGCGATCGCGCCTATGTCCAGGACGTGATGGGTCAGGCCCGCCGAGAAATTCCCCAGCTGGTCAACGAGCTGAACCTGATCGAGCGGCTGCTGCTGCTGGAGTATGACGAGTCCCTGGGCGAGGACGAAAAGAAAGATTGGCTGCGCTTTGCCCTGAAGATCCAGCAGTTCTCGGGGCCGCTGATGGCCAAGGGGATCGAGGATACGTTTTTCTATGTTTACAACCGGTTTGTTTCCCTCAATGAGGTGGGGGGCGCGCCCGACTGCTTTGGCTTTGATCTGAGGGTGTTTCACGCCTTCAATCAGCAGCGCCAGGAAACCTGGCCCCACGCGATGACGGCGTCTTCGACCCACGACACCAAGCGCAGCGAGGACGTGCGATCGCGCCTGAACGTGCTCTCGGAAATCCCCGATCGCTGGGAGGCGGTAGTGACTGCCTGGAGCGAGCTCAACCGAGCCCACAAGGGCTACGTCAGCGGCCTAGCGGCCCCCGACGACAATGACGAATATTTCCTGTACCAGACCCTGGTGGGGGCCTATCCCCTGATGGAGGCGGAGTATCCGGCCTTTGTGCAGCGCATCAAGGACTACGTGATCAAGGCGGTGCGGGAGGCGAAGGTTCACACGGCGTGGCTGCGGCCCGACAGTGACTATGAAGCGGGCTTTTTGCAGTTCATTGACCAGATTTTGGACCCGACGCCGGACAACGCGTTTCTGCAAGATTTGCGAGAATTTCAGCAGATGGTGTCTTTTTATGGCCTGTTCAACAGCCTGTCTCAGGTGCTGCTGAAGGCGACGATGCCGGGGGTGCCGGACTTTTATCAGGGGACGGAGCTGTGGGATCTGAGCTTGGTAGATCCGGACAATCGTCGCCCGGTGGACTTTGAGCAGCGCCTGGAGCTGTTGCGGGACCTGAAGACGGCGGTGAAGAAAGACCTGCCGGGGCTGCTGGAGACGCTGCTGGCCCAGCGCTGGGATGGCCGGATCAAGCTGTTTTTGGTGCACCAGGTGCTGCAAGCTCGGCAGCAGTGGTCGGCCCTGTTTCAGGATGGGAGCTATGTGCCGCTGGCGGTGGCGGGGGCGCGATCGCCCAATGTGGTGGCTTTTGGGCGCCGGCTGGGAGACCAGTGCGCGATCGCCGTGGTGCCGCGCTTTGTGACGGAGCTGGTGCCGCCAGACTGTGATCCCCTGGCGGAGACGGTGTGGCAGGACACCCACCTTGTCTTGCCGGAGGGCTTCCCGCGCACCTGGAAAAATGCG